In Pirellulales bacterium, one DNA window encodes the following:
- a CDS encoding NADP-dependent oxidoreductase: MSPGINRQWLFASRPVGMVSTANFKLHEAPLPEVKDGQVLVRSLYLSMDPAMRAWMWERETYIAPLQVGEVMRGSAVAQVIESKKPGYAPGDFVVGVFGWQEYAASSGGGPLPMVKIPPGVPLAATLGVLGITGLTAYFGLLDLGEPQAGQTVVVSGAAGAVGSIAGQIAKLKGCRVIGIAGGPEKCRWCVEQGQFDACIDYKHENVRARLKELCPDRINVYFDNVGGEILEAAMDRLALKARVVICGAISRYNAEAGPIGPRNYMNLLVSRARMEGFVVFDYADQFPQALAEMAGWIAEGKLRYEEDIVEGFENAPAALLRLFEGKNLGKQIVKIADPQ; the protein is encoded by the coding sequence ATGAGTCCGGGCATTAATCGACAGTGGTTATTCGCGTCGCGGCCCGTGGGCATGGTGTCGACCGCCAATTTCAAGCTGCACGAGGCGCCGCTGCCCGAGGTGAAAGACGGTCAGGTGCTGGTGCGCAGTCTGTACCTGTCGATGGACCCGGCGATGCGGGCCTGGATGTGGGAGCGCGAGACCTATATCGCGCCGCTGCAGGTGGGCGAAGTCATGCGCGGGTCGGCCGTGGCCCAGGTCATCGAATCGAAGAAGCCGGGCTACGCGCCGGGCGATTTCGTCGTCGGCGTGTTCGGCTGGCAGGAATATGCCGCCAGCTCGGGAGGCGGGCCGCTGCCGATGGTCAAGATTCCGCCGGGCGTGCCGCTGGCGGCGACGCTCGGCGTGCTGGGCATCACCGGATTGACCGCCTACTTCGGGTTGCTCGACTTGGGCGAGCCGCAGGCCGGCCAGACGGTCGTCGTCTCTGGCGCGGCGGGGGCCGTGGGTTCGATCGCCGGGCAGATCGCAAAGCTGAAGGGCTGCCGCGTCATCGGCATCGCCGGCGGGCCGGAAAAGTGCCGCTGGTGCGTCGAACAAGGCCAGTTCGACGCCTGCATCGACTACAAGCACGAAAACGTCCGCGCGCGGCTCAAGGAGCTTTGCCCCGACCGGATCAACGTCTACTTCGACAACGTCGGCGGCGAGATTCTCGAGGCGGCCATGGACCGCCTGGCGCTGAAGGCCCGGGTGGTGATTTGCGGCGCCATCTCGCGCTACAACGCCGAAGCGGGGCCGATCGGTCCGCGCAACTATATGAACCTGCTCGTATCGAGGGCGCGGATGGAGGGCTTCGTCGTCTTCGACTACGCCGACCAGTTCCCGCAAGCCCTGGCCGAGATGGCCGGCTGGATCGCCGAGGGCAAGTTGCGCTACGAAGAGGACATCGTCGAGGGGTTCGAGAACGCCCCCGCGGCATTGCTGCGGCTGTTCGAGGGGAAGAACCTCGGCAAGCAGATCGTGAAGATCGCCGACCCGCAATAG
- a CDS encoding PQQ-binding-like beta-propeller repeat protein has protein sequence MRNYGSLLLAACWLCGAANAGWAADWPTYQHDLRRSAVTAEQLDASQLGLAWSWESANLPQPAWPGPAKWDAYKNIYNLRSMRNYDPVYHPVIVGERVYFASTSDDAVHCVALGDGSPLWNFTTDAPVRIAPFAHEGRLYFGSDDGYAYCIDATTGELVWKFSPKPGGQAIVNDGRWISQWPCRTGVTVADGTAYFACSLVPWQPSYLCALDAATGRAEGEGRYVQELKDVTLEGNLLASAAQLFCPQGREVPLVFERRTGASLGALKGGGGCFALLTEDDHLLHGPGNLTGWIVDSDASSRARVTTFNDGNAIVVAGGMSYLLTDYSLTALRRSDKKQQWQVPCNCPYAMILAGDMLYVGGKDEIAALRADDGTEVWRGDVAGRAYGLAVAGGSLIASTDLGAVHCFRPGAGSPRESEPTAEVAAETAEAAEGLLHHWSFAAPDATERVSTAAQSRVDDRAGKRPGLILGPVAWRQETMFADSTFDYLQLDGRTNSVLVEPQATVDRLPQREITASAWVRIDRPHDRGVVIGVVQDSNAGGRGWSLGANASQFVWTLKGTQGERKLTRLVGGEIEVGHWTHLVGTFDGSTMRLFVDGQQVAESPAQQGAIQYPPAAFFEIGALHDRDEYRRLACGLHEIKLFTRALNGAEIKAEHDALREDLPRDLPPLKLAVGPYIQFTSPTTADVHWRTTQPGMTLLRLSSGHRAEFLHDENPRLVHRLTIDDLEPEAVYDLTILARNDDGVAALDGIECDTAFNFTTPRGSATTGGSASPEANALAKQIAATGLDRGLALVLGAAEPALVETLAATGAFRWLLVDTSSERVAELRKLLHAAGVYGAQVAVRQVESLDAVPLVGDSIDLVIVLDPKSAAEAARLVRPDGGAIVARGAGAPQGWKVTRRGPKPGAGVWSHQYGLPDNAAYGGEELAGIGAAGQMEIQWLGRPGPRFQPDRNGRKPAPLAANGRLFMQGQERIAALCAHNGTILWALEIPGLARFNLPRDCSNWCCDDDFVYLAHREHCWQIDAATGQLVRVHELPEDSTVAAGESAVADWGYVARTERLLIGSAVKPESIFTSFWGGADEGWYDATSGPATAKVCSESLFARELDSEARRWTYRGGAIINSTISLAGGKAYFVECRHPDVVSHATARFYEEQIWQQQYLVALDLNTGAKTFEMPLDTVDGEVTFYLAASDERLVLVASGAKQYHVYGIDRNTGKIVWEQHFDWQRDNHGGHMARPAIVGGHVYVRPRVFDLMTGEKLALEMPGGGCGTYACTKGALVFRSGTVTVWNNETGEQTGWSRLRPDCWLSSVPACGLLLSPEAGGGCSCGSWMEVSIGFSPRARAEVAAQK, from the coding sequence ATGCGGAACTACGGGAGCCTGTTGCTCGCGGCTTGCTGGTTGTGCGGCGCCGCGAACGCTGGTTGGGCGGCCGACTGGCCGACCTATCAACATGACCTGCGGCGCAGTGCCGTGACCGCCGAGCAGCTCGACGCGTCGCAGCTCGGCCTGGCCTGGAGTTGGGAAAGCGCCAATCTACCCCAGCCGGCATGGCCGGGGCCCGCCAAGTGGGATGCCTACAAGAACATCTACAACCTCCGCTCGATGCGGAATTACGACCCGGTTTATCACCCCGTGATCGTGGGTGAACGGGTCTACTTTGCATCGACGAGCGACGACGCCGTGCATTGTGTCGCCCTGGGCGACGGAAGTCCCCTGTGGAACTTCACGACCGATGCCCCGGTACGCATTGCTCCCTTTGCCCACGAGGGGCGGCTGTATTTCGGCTCCGACGACGGCTACGCCTATTGCATCGACGCGACGACGGGAGAACTCGTTTGGAAGTTCAGCCCCAAGCCGGGCGGCCAGGCAATCGTCAACGACGGCCGCTGGATTTCGCAGTGGCCGTGCCGCACGGGCGTGACCGTTGCCGACGGGACGGCCTATTTCGCTTGCAGCCTCGTTCCCTGGCAGCCCAGCTATCTGTGCGCCCTGGATGCCGCGACCGGACGCGCCGAGGGCGAGGGCCGGTATGTCCAGGAGCTGAAGGATGTCACGCTCGAAGGCAACTTGCTCGCCTCGGCGGCGCAATTGTTTTGTCCGCAGGGCCGCGAAGTGCCGCTGGTTTTCGAACGCAGGACCGGTGCGAGCCTGGGCGCGCTCAAAGGCGGCGGCGGCTGTTTTGCCTTGTTGACCGAGGACGATCACCTGCTGCACGGTCCCGGCAACCTGACGGGCTGGATCGTCGACAGCGATGCCTCGTCGCGCGCACGGGTGACGACGTTCAACGACGGCAATGCCATCGTCGTCGCGGGCGGAATGTCGTACTTGCTGACCGACTACTCATTGACCGCGCTGCGCCGCTCCGACAAGAAACAGCAATGGCAGGTGCCCTGCAATTGTCCGTATGCCATGATTCTCGCGGGTGACATGCTGTACGTCGGCGGCAAGGATGAAATTGCGGCCTTGCGCGCCGACGATGGCACGGAAGTGTGGCGCGGCGACGTCGCTGGCCGCGCCTACGGCCTGGCAGTCGCTGGCGGCAGCTTGATCGCGTCGACCGACCTTGGCGCCGTGCACTGCTTCCGGCCGGGGGCCGGAAGCCCGAGAGAATCGGAGCCGACCGCTGAGGTTGCCGCAGAAACCGCGGAGGCGGCCGAAGGGCTACTACATCATTGGAGTTTCGCGGCGCCCGACGCGACGGAGCGTGTCTCCACGGCGGCGCAAAGCCGCGTGGACGATCGAGCAGGCAAGCGGCCGGGGCTGATCCTCGGGCCCGTGGCCTGGCGACAGGAGACGATGTTCGCCGATTCGACATTCGACTATTTGCAGCTCGATGGCCGCACGAATAGCGTGCTCGTCGAACCACAAGCCACGGTCGATCGGCTGCCGCAGCGCGAGATCACGGCTTCGGCCTGGGTGCGCATCGATCGCCCACACGATCGCGGCGTGGTGATCGGCGTGGTGCAAGACAGCAATGCGGGCGGCCGGGGTTGGTCCTTGGGGGCCAATGCCTCGCAATTCGTCTGGACGCTCAAGGGGACCCAGGGCGAACGCAAGCTGACGCGCCTGGTCGGCGGCGAAATCGAAGTGGGACATTGGACCCACCTCGTGGGCACCTTCGACGGCAGCACGATGCGCCTGTTCGTCGACGGCCAGCAGGTTGCCGAGAGCCCGGCTCAGCAGGGCGCGATCCAGTATCCCCCTGCGGCGTTCTTTGAAATCGGCGCCTTGCACGACCGCGACGAGTATCGTCGGCTCGCCTGCGGCCTGCACGAAATCAAGCTCTTTACGCGGGCCCTGAACGGCGCAGAGATCAAGGCCGAGCACGACGCCCTGCGCGAAGATCTGCCGCGCGACCTGCCGCCGCTCAAGCTGGCGGTGGGCCCCTATATTCAATTCACTTCGCCCACGACGGCCGACGTGCATTGGCGAACCACGCAACCGGGGATGACGCTGTTGCGGCTTTCGTCGGGGCATCGCGCGGAATTCCTGCACGACGAAAACCCCCGGCTGGTCCATCGCCTCACCATCGACGACCTGGAGCCAGAGGCCGTCTATGACCTGACCATCTTGGCCCGCAACGACGATGGCGTTGCAGCACTGGACGGCATCGAATGCGACACGGCCTTCAACTTCACGACCCCGCGCGGCTCGGCCACGACCGGCGGCAGCGCCTCGCCTGAAGCAAACGCGCTCGCGAAGCAAATCGCGGCGACAGGGCTCGACCGGGGATTGGCGCTGGTGCTCGGCGCAGCGGAACCGGCGCTGGTCGAGACCCTGGCCGCGACCGGTGCCTTCCGGTGGCTGTTGGTCGACACGTCGAGCGAGCGCGTCGCGGAATTGCGCAAACTGCTGCACGCCGCCGGCGTCTATGGAGCGCAAGTTGCGGTTCGCCAGGTCGAAAGTCTCGACGCCGTGCCGCTGGTGGGCGATTCGATCGATCTGGTGATCGTGCTGGATCCAAAGTCGGCGGCCGAGGCCGCGCGACTCGTGCGGCCCGACGGCGGCGCCATCGTGGCTCGCGGCGCAGGCGCGCCGCAGGGCTGGAAGGTCACCCGTCGCGGCCCGAAGCCGGGCGCGGGGGTGTGGTCGCATCAGTACGGACTGCCGGACAACGCGGCCTACGGCGGTGAGGAACTAGCCGGCATCGGCGCAGCCGGGCAAATGGAGATTCAATGGCTCGGCCGTCCGGGGCCGCGCTTCCAGCCCGATCGCAACGGACGCAAGCCCGCGCCGCTCGCGGCCAACGGCCGATTGTTCATGCAAGGGCAAGAGCGCATCGCGGCTTTGTGCGCGCACAACGGAACGATCCTCTGGGCACTCGAAATCCCGGGGCTGGCGCGTTTCAACTTGCCGCGCGACTGCAGCAATTGGTGCTGCGACGACGACTTCGTCTACCTGGCGCACCGCGAACATTGCTGGCAGATCGACGCGGCCACGGGACAATTGGTCCGCGTTCACGAGCTGCCCGAAGACAGCACCGTCGCCGCCGGCGAATCGGCCGTTGCCGATTGGGGTTACGTGGCTCGTACCGAGCGATTGCTGATTGGCAGCGCCGTCAAGCCCGAATCGATCTTCACCAGCTTCTGGGGCGGCGCCGACGAAGGCTGGTACGACGCGACGTCGGGCCCGGCGACGGCCAAGGTCTGCAGCGAATCGCTGTTCGCCCGCGAACTCGACAGCGAAGCGCGCCGTTGGACTTATCGTGGCGGGGCCATCATCAATTCGACGATCTCGCTCGCCGGCGGGAAGGCCTACTTCGTCGAATGCAGGCACCCGGACGTGGTGTCGCACGCGACGGCCCGATTCTACGAGGAACAGATCTGGCAACAGCAGTACCTGGTGGCGCTCGATCTGAATACCGGGGCCAAGACCTTCGAAATGCCGCTCGACACGGTGGACGGCGAGGTGACGTTTTATCTCGCCGCCAGCGACGAGCGGCTGGTCCTCGTCGCGTCGGGCGCCAAGCAGTATCACGTCTACGGAATCGATCGCAACACGGGCAAGATCGTCTGGGAACAGCACTTCGACTGGCAGCGGGACAACCACGGTGGACACATGGCCCGTCCGGCCATCGTGGGCGGCCACGTGTATGTGCGGCCGCGGGTGTTTGATCTGATGACCGGCGAGAAGCTGGCCTTGGAAATGCCCGGCGGCGGCTGCGGCACCTATGCCTGCACGAAGGGCGCGCTGGTGTTCCGCTCGGGCACGGTGACGGTGTGGAACAACGAGACCGGCGAGCAGACGGGCTGGTCACGGTTGAGGCCCGACTGCTGGCTCAGTTCGGTGCCGGCCTGTGGTTTACTGCTTTCGCCCGAGGCGGGCGGCGGCTGTAGCTGCGGCTCGTGGATGGAAGTTTCGATCGGCTTTTCGCCGCGCGCCCGCGCGGAAGTCGCCGCGCAGAAATAA
- a CDS encoding SMP-30/gluconolactonase/LRE family protein codes for MSDATEPDATAAPTTEGRKPRWGWRVLGALLALVLTLVAYLVFAPSPIDAVAYDPPPKPAMTGVLAPNDLLQAAVAIHPGELQGPEDLHIDSQGNLYAGTIDGRVVRMADFGRGPVETLAETGGRPLGIDMDAAGNLIVCDAIKGLLSIDPQGKLTVLATEAAGVPLGFADDVAVARDGAIYFSDASSKYGSQEYLFDMLEARPWGRLLKYDPATKLTTVLLDSLYFANGVALSQQEDFVLVNETYRYAIRRYWLKGPQVGTDDVFAENLPGFPDGVWSNGQGTFWVAMFTVRNDMADWLHRQAGLKNALVKLPSALWPQPERYGLVVALDEQGQLVRTLQDPTGEQVWQVTSVNERDGAIYLGTLTGDRINRVVLPK; via the coding sequence ATGAGTGACGCCACCGAGCCCGATGCGACTGCTGCGCCCACAACGGAAGGCCGCAAGCCGCGCTGGGGTTGGCGAGTTTTAGGAGCCCTGCTGGCCTTGGTGCTGACGCTCGTCGCCTATCTCGTCTTTGCGCCGTCGCCGATTGATGCAGTGGCATACGACCCTCCGCCCAAGCCCGCGATGACCGGGGTGCTCGCCCCCAACGACCTGCTCCAGGCGGCGGTGGCCATCCACCCTGGCGAGCTTCAGGGGCCCGAAGATCTGCATATCGACAGTCAGGGCAACCTCTATGCCGGGACGATCGACGGGCGGGTCGTGCGCATGGCCGACTTCGGCCGGGGGCCCGTCGAAACGCTCGCCGAAACGGGCGGACGGCCGCTCGGAATCGACATGGACGCCGCCGGCAATCTGATTGTCTGCGACGCGATCAAGGGACTGTTGTCGATCGACCCCCAAGGCAAGTTGACCGTGCTCGCGACCGAGGCCGCCGGGGTCCCGTTGGGCTTTGCCGATGACGTGGCGGTCGCCCGCGACGGGGCCATTTATTTTTCCGACGCGAGCTCGAAATATGGGTCGCAGGAATACTTGTTCGATATGCTCGAGGCGCGGCCCTGGGGGCGGCTGTTGAAGTACGACCCAGCCACGAAGCTGACGACGGTTCTGCTCGACTCGCTGTATTTCGCCAACGGCGTGGCCCTCTCGCAGCAGGAAGACTTTGTCCTGGTCAATGAGACGTATCGCTACGCGATTCGACGCTACTGGCTCAAGGGCCCTCAGGTTGGCACCGACGACGTGTTTGCCGAGAACCTGCCTGGCTTTCCCGATGGCGTCTGGTCGAACGGCCAAGGCACGTTCTGGGTGGCGATGTTCACCGTGCGCAACGACATGGCCGACTGGCTCCATCGCCAGGCGGGATTGAAGAACGCGCTGGTCAAGCTGCCGTCGGCGCTCTGGCCGCAGCCCGAGCGCTATGGGCTGGTCGTGGCCCTGGACGAGCAGGGCCAACTTGTGCGCACCTTGCAAGATCCAACCGGCGAACAGGTGTGGCAGGTCACCTCGGTCAACGAACGCGACGGGGCCATCTACCTGGGCACACTCACCGGCGACCGAATCAATCGCGTCGTACTGCCGAAATAG
- a CDS encoding L-2-amino-thiazoline-4-carboxylic acid hydrolase, with amino-acid sequence MAHWQHRPEGSWSQFEFNQPYAKGLARLRDEVLAKTDFDPATLWQWGTMQAMAIIEVLKACEAAFGRDGQQVVADALRRVGLDIGRQILAGKTKPDDMSEAEFVSYYATVINRIVYASLEAPQIDSDQQVSFDILWCPHQDHYQAFDCRVQRYFVQGMLEALEEFGVGHGFQVRFDSTIPAGADCCHFTLWKTDAAGQEAWQNYTAVLDEKALRHAARAAADAAARAKS; translated from the coding sequence ATGGCTCATTGGCAACATCGCCCCGAAGGTTCCTGGTCGCAGTTCGAGTTCAACCAGCCCTATGCCAAGGGTCTCGCGCGGCTGCGCGACGAGGTGCTCGCCAAGACCGATTTCGATCCGGCGACCCTCTGGCAGTGGGGCACGATGCAAGCGATGGCCATCATCGAGGTACTCAAGGCCTGCGAGGCCGCCTTCGGACGCGATGGGCAGCAAGTCGTCGCTGATGCACTGCGCCGCGTGGGACTCGATATCGGGCGGCAGATCCTGGCGGGCAAGACCAAGCCCGACGACATGAGCGAAGCGGAGTTTGTCAGTTACTACGCGACCGTGATCAACCGGATCGTCTACGCGTCGCTCGAGGCGCCCCAGATCGACAGCGACCAGCAGGTGAGCTTCGACATCCTCTGGTGTCCCCACCAGGACCATTACCAGGCGTTCGACTGCCGGGTGCAGCGCTACTTCGTTCAGGGTATGCTCGAGGCGCTCGAGGAGTTCGGCGTAGGGCACGGCTTTCAGGTGCGCTTCGACTCGACCATTCCGGCCGGGGCCGATTGCTGCCACTTCACGCTCTGGAAGACCGACGCGGCAGGGCAAGAAGCCTGGCAAAACTATACGGCCGTGCTCGATGAAAAGGCCTTGCGCCATGCGGCCAGGGCTGCCGCCGACGCCGCAGCGAGAGCGAAGTCATGA
- a CDS encoding glycosyltransferase family 2 protein: protein MARTTSDSFDFEATMFAGKKVVVVMPAYNAAKTLKTTYDEVMAQGVVDRVIVVDDASRDETTEIAKTLPNVRVHKHPQNRGYGGNQKSCYRLALEEGADIVIMVHPDYQYTPLLIPAMACLIGNGLYHCVLGSRILGGHAMAGGMPAWKYVANRFLTFSENVLLGAKLSEYHTGYRAFSRQLLEQLPLEENSDDFVFDNQMLAQIFWFGYQIAEVSCPTKYFAEASSINFRRSVTYGFGCLRTGLGYRFSKWGLIHSPMFPQRDRVSAASTVAAPRSGQAGAAS, encoded by the coding sequence GTGGCGCGGACAACGAGCGATTCATTCGATTTCGAGGCGACGATGTTTGCAGGCAAGAAAGTCGTAGTCGTCATGCCGGCGTACAACGCGGCCAAGACGCTGAAGACCACCTACGACGAAGTCATGGCGCAGGGCGTGGTCGACCGCGTGATCGTCGTCGACGACGCCAGCCGCGATGAGACCACCGAAATTGCCAAGACGCTGCCCAATGTGCGCGTCCACAAGCATCCGCAGAACCGCGGCTATGGCGGTAACCAAAAGAGCTGCTACCGCTTGGCGCTCGAGGAAGGGGCGGACATCGTCATTATGGTCCACCCCGACTACCAGTACACGCCGCTGTTGATCCCGGCCATGGCCTGCCTGATCGGCAACGGCCTGTATCACTGCGTGCTCGGTTCGCGCATTCTCGGCGGCCACGCCATGGCCGGTGGCATGCCCGCCTGGAAATACGTGGCCAACCGCTTTCTCACGTTCTCGGAGAATGTGCTGCTGGGTGCCAAGCTGTCGGAATATCACACCGGCTACCGGGCATTCTCGCGACAGCTCCTCGAGCAACTGCCGCTCGAGGAAAACTCCGACGACTTTGTCTTCGACAACCAGATGCTGGCCCAGATCTTCTGGTTCGGCTATCAGATTGCCGAGGTCTCGTGCCCCACGAAGTATTTCGCCGAGGCGTCATCGATCAATTTCCGGCGCAGCGTGACCTACGGCTTCGGCTGCTTGCGCACCGGGCTGGGCTACCGCTTTTCGAAATGGGGCCTGATTCACTCGCCGATGTTTCCGCAGCGTGACCGGGTTTCGGCGGCGAGCACCGTGGCCGCGCCGCGATCGGGCCAGGCCGGCGCGGCGAGCTGA
- a CDS encoding sulfatase-like hydrolase/transferase, with amino-acid sequence MSLRTCCYSVLLAYGWALAPGASLLAEDVAAPTRPNVVVVCADDHAAYVCGAYGNRLARTPAIDRLAAGGLRFARAYCNSPVCTASRQSFLTGRYPRTIGVTRLETPLPESETTLAELFSAAGYRTAAIGKMHFNSDLKHGFAERIDDPSYRAHLREHPLRPLPVGLEVQPAWKPFRDPAAVWLNAAALPYGARDDEMQGSYFARCAEEFLTSAEARQPFFLMVSFYEPHSPFRFPIEMAGSYRPELFIAPPCDPGEMNDAPAIFRELSDEQKQGIQAAYYTSVEFVDRNVGRVLASLSQAGLDESTIVVYLSDHGYMLGQHGRFEKHCMYEPAVQAPLVIRVPHNERAGAVCEAPVELIDLAPTLLELCGLPRGERMQGQSLVPALRGEEFAGREDVIVEYAPNDELMILRGAMKLIYERGVRRRTDGYDTERPLPGRRIRLFDLESDPDEQRDLAAAAEQQPLIADLLQRLADHVVQTARRPEQVPAMPGIEALLDWGAQPRDVNDD; translated from the coding sequence ATGTCGCTGCGTACTTGCTGCTACTCGGTCTTGCTCGCATACGGTTGGGCTTTGGCGCCTGGCGCGTCGTTGTTGGCCGAAGACGTTGCCGCGCCCACGCGGCCGAACGTGGTCGTCGTCTGTGCCGACGATCATGCGGCGTACGTGTGCGGCGCATACGGCAATCGCCTGGCCCGCACGCCGGCGATCGATCGCCTGGCGGCCGGCGGCTTGCGCTTTGCGCGGGCCTATTGCAACTCGCCGGTATGCACTGCTTCGCGTCAATCGTTCCTCACCGGGAGGTACCCGCGCACCATCGGCGTTACCCGGCTCGAAACGCCGCTGCCCGAAAGCGAAACAACGCTGGCCGAGTTGTTTTCGGCAGCGGGCTATCGCACGGCGGCCATCGGCAAGATGCACTTCAACAGCGACCTGAAGCACGGGTTTGCTGAGCGCATCGACGATCCGAGCTACCGGGCTCACTTGCGAGAGCATCCCTTGCGTCCGCTGCCCGTGGGACTGGAAGTGCAGCCGGCTTGGAAGCCGTTTCGCGATCCGGCCGCGGTCTGGCTGAACGCCGCGGCGCTGCCGTACGGCGCGCGCGACGACGAAATGCAGGGCAGCTACTTTGCCCGCTGCGCGGAAGAGTTCTTGACGAGCGCCGAGGCGCGGCAGCCGTTCTTTTTGATGGTCAGCTTCTACGAGCCGCATTCGCCGTTTCGGTTTCCGATCGAGATGGCGGGCAGCTATCGGCCCGAGCTGTTCATCGCACCGCCGTGCGATCCCGGCGAAATGAACGACGCGCCCGCGATCTTTCGAGAGCTGAGTGACGAGCAAAAGCAAGGCATCCAGGCTGCGTATTACACGTCGGTCGAGTTCGTCGACCGCAATGTCGGCCGGGTCCTGGCGTCGCTGTCGCAGGCAGGGCTGGACGAATCGACGATCGTTGTTTACCTCAGCGACCACGGCTACATGCTCGGGCAACACGGACGCTTCGAGAAGCACTGCATGTATGAGCCCGCGGTCCAGGCGCCGCTCGTGATTCGTGTGCCGCATAACGAGCGCGCAGGCGCGGTCTGCGAAGCACCGGTCGAGTTGATCGACCTGGCTCCGACGCTGCTCGAGCTGTGTGGCCTGCCTCGAGGTGAGCGGATGCAGGGCCAGTCGCTAGTTCCGGCGCTGCGTGGCGAGGAGTTTGCCGGCCGCGAAGATGTTATCGTCGAATATGCTCCCAACGACGAGCTGATGATTCTTCGCGGCGCGATGAAGTTGATCTACGAGCGGGGCGTGCGGCGGCGGACCGACGGCTACGACACCGAACGTCCGTTGCCTGGCAGGAGAATTCGGCTGTTTGATCTGGAAAGCGACCCCGACGAACAGCGCGACCTGGCTGCCGCGGCCGAGCAGCAGCCGCTGATTGCCGATTTGTTGCAGCGCTTGGCCGATCACGTCGTTCAAACGGCCCGGCGTCCGGAGCAGGTGCCGGCGATGCCAGGCATCGAAGCACTGCTCGACTGGGGGGCACAGCCACGCGACGTCAACGACGACTGA